A single genomic interval of Longimicrobiaceae bacterium harbors:
- the mdh gene encoding malate dehydrogenase, producing MDKITVVGAGNVGATAAQRVAEKELAREVVLVDIVEGIPQGKGLDQWESAPVEGFDTRVIGTNGYEEAAGSGIFIVTAGIARKPGMSRDDLLNTNAKIVREVSENIARVAPDSIIIVVSNPLDVMCYVAKEASGFPRERVIGMAGVLDTARYRSFLALELDVSVEDIQAMVLGGHGDTMVPLISYTTVSGIPVTQLISREKLEEIVQRTRNGGAEIVQYLKTGSAYYAPSAGAVQMAEAIVKDKKRILPCAAWLQGEYGMEGLFLGVPCKLGRKGLEQIVEVELTAEERAALERSAEAVREPMRALQ from the coding sequence ATGGATAAGATCACCGTCGTCGGTGCCGGCAACGTCGGCGCCACAGCCGCTCAGCGCGTTGCGGAGAAGGAGCTGGCCCGCGAGGTCGTGCTCGTCGATATCGTCGAGGGGATTCCGCAGGGGAAGGGGCTCGACCAGTGGGAGTCGGCCCCGGTCGAGGGCTTCGACACGCGCGTCATCGGCACCAACGGGTACGAGGAGGCCGCGGGCTCGGGCATCTTCATCGTCACCGCGGGCATCGCCCGGAAGCCGGGCATGAGTCGCGACGACCTGCTGAACACCAACGCCAAGATCGTCCGGGAGGTCAGCGAGAACATCGCGCGGGTCGCTCCCGATTCGATCATCATCGTGGTGAGCAACCCGCTGGACGTGATGTGCTACGTCGCCAAGGAGGCCTCCGGCTTCCCGCGCGAGCGCGTCATCGGCATGGCCGGCGTGCTCGACACCGCGCGGTATCGTTCCTTCCTGGCCCTGGAGCTGGACGTGTCGGTCGAGGACATCCAGGCGATGGTGCTGGGTGGCCACGGCGACACCATGGTCCCCCTGATCTCTTACACGACCGTCTCCGGGATTCCGGTAACCCAGCTGATCTCGCGGGAGAAGCTGGAGGAGATCGTCCAGCGCACCCGGAATGGGGGGGCCGAGATCGTGCAGTACCTCAAGACCGGCTCCGCCTACTACGCGCCCTCCGCGGGCGCCGTGCAGATGGCGGAGGCGATCGTCAAGGACAAGAAGCGTATCCTCCCCTGCGCCGCCTGGCTGCAGGGCGAGTACGGCATGGAGGGTCTCTTCCTCGGGGTGCCGTGTAAGCTAGGCCGCAAGGGGCTCGAGCAGATCGTCGAGGTCGAGCTTACCGCCGAGGAGAGAGCCGCACTCGAGCGGTCGGCCGAGGCGGTTCGCGAGCCGATGCGGGCCCTCCAGTAA
- the sdhC gene encoding succinate dehydrogenase, cytochrome b556 subunit yields the protein MAVEYRHRSLGTALRYKGGEGMWTWILHRATGLGVLLFLVAHVIDTGIIIYRPDWYDHALGVYRHPLFRVAELFVFFGVVYHAANGLRIVVQDFWPYIMQRQRQISLAVVTVVVLAMIPITWIMIAPLLGLADEPGTARHEQRCLEVPNAPACVQEVGTGAAEVAL from the coding sequence ATGGCAGTCGAATACCGCCACCGATCGCTCGGGACCGCCCTGCGCTACAAGGGCGGGGAGGGGATGTGGACCTGGATCCTCCACCGCGCGACGGGGCTGGGAGTTCTGCTTTTTCTGGTCGCGCACGTGATCGATACCGGGATCATCATCTACCGACCCGATTGGTACGACCACGCGCTCGGTGTCTACCGACATCCTCTCTTCCGCGTCGCCGAGCTCTTCGTCTTCTTCGGCGTCGTCTATCACGCGGCCAACGGGCTGCGCATCGTCGTGCAGGATTTCTGGCCGTATATCATGCAGCGGCAGCGACAGATCTCGCTGGCGGTGGTCACCGTGGTCGTGCTCGCGATGATCCCGATCACCTGGATCATGATTGCTCCGCTGCTTGGCCTCGCCGACGAGCCCGGGACGGCGCGCCATGAGCAACGGTGCCTCGAAGTCCCGAATGCCCCGGCGTGCGTGCAGGAGGTGGGAACGGGAGCCGCGGAGGTGGCCCTGTGA
- the sdhA gene encoding succinate dehydrogenase flavoprotein subunit, whose protein sequence is MIHTHTYDALVVGGGGAGLMAAIYLSRESDIKTAVISKLYPTRSHTGAAQGGIGAALANLEEDHPQWHAFDTVKGSDYLGDQDAIETMCEEAVGVIIELEHMGLPFSRTPDGKIAQRPFGGHTHHFGQGPVRRSCYSADRTGHMILQTLYQNCIKNGVEFYDEFQVVDLLLNEGRCVGVVAYEVATGDLHVFRAKAVNFATGGFGRVWSITSNAHANTGDGPAVALRRGIPLQDMEFYQFHPTGIYRLGILITEGVRGEGGVLRNDLGERFMERYAPTMKDLASRDVVARAINQEIREGRGINGKKYVYLDATHLGAEVIEKKLPDIADFCRTYLGVDPVREPMPIQPTAHYAMGGIPTDVNGRVVIDAQRTVFPGLYAAGETACVSVHGANRLGTNSLLDLVVFGKRSGVDMVRFCRENDLGPLPENPTAEIAATLQRLLDNKDGEPAARLREEMQDVMQDDVGIFRDGKGMERALTKVRELRERYRNVVVMDKGKRFNTDLMEAWELGNLLDLAEVTTWSALNRKESRGAHMREDFSKRDDQNWLKHTLAYRREDDTIELAYKPVTITKFEPKERVY, encoded by the coding sequence ATGATCCATACTCACACATACGATGCGCTGGTGGTCGGCGGCGGCGGCGCCGGCCTGATGGCCGCGATCTACCTGTCCCGGGAATCCGACATCAAGACGGCGGTGATCTCGAAGCTCTACCCGACCCGCTCCCATACGGGCGCGGCTCAGGGAGGGATCGGCGCCGCTCTGGCCAACCTGGAGGAGGATCATCCCCAGTGGCACGCCTTCGACACGGTCAAGGGCTCGGACTACCTCGGCGACCAGGACGCCATCGAGACAATGTGCGAGGAGGCGGTGGGGGTGATCATCGAGCTGGAGCACATGGGGCTCCCCTTCTCGCGCACCCCTGACGGAAAGATCGCCCAGCGTCCTTTCGGCGGTCACACCCACCACTTCGGCCAGGGGCCGGTGCGTCGCTCCTGCTATTCGGCGGACCGCACCGGCCACATGATCCTGCAGACCCTCTACCAGAACTGCATCAAGAACGGAGTCGAGTTCTACGACGAGTTCCAGGTAGTAGACCTCCTGTTGAATGAGGGGCGCTGCGTGGGTGTGGTGGCGTACGAGGTGGCCACGGGCGACCTCCACGTCTTCCGGGCCAAGGCGGTGAACTTCGCGACCGGTGGGTTCGGGCGGGTCTGGTCGATCACCTCGAACGCGCACGCCAATACGGGTGACGGGCCGGCGGTGGCGCTGCGTCGCGGCATCCCGTTGCAGGACATGGAGTTCTACCAGTTCCATCCGACCGGCATCTACCGTCTCGGGATCCTGATTACCGAGGGCGTGCGCGGAGAAGGTGGGGTGCTGCGCAACGATCTCGGCGAGCGTTTCATGGAGCGCTACGCTCCGACCATGAAGGACCTCGCCTCCCGCGACGTGGTGGCGCGGGCCATCAACCAGGAGATCCGGGAGGGACGGGGGATCAACGGGAAGAAGTACGTCTACCTCGACGCCACCCACCTCGGCGCCGAGGTGATCGAGAAGAAGCTCCCCGACATCGCTGATTTCTGCCGCACCTATCTGGGCGTGGATCCGGTGCGCGAGCCGATGCCGATCCAGCCGACCGCGCACTACGCCATGGGAGGCATCCCCACCGACGTGAACGGGCGGGTGGTGATCGACGCGCAACGAACCGTCTTCCCTGGCCTCTATGCGGCGGGGGAGACGGCCTGCGTCTCGGTGCACGGCGCGAACCGGCTGGGCACAAACTCGCTGCTCGACCTGGTCGTTTTCGGCAAGCGCTCGGGCGTCGACATGGTGCGCTTCTGTCGCGAGAACGACCTCGGTCCGCTCCCCGAGAATCCCACGGCCGAGATCGCCGCGACATTGCAGCGCCTGCTGGATAACAAGGATGGCGAGCCGGCCGCCCGTCTGCGCGAAGAGATGCAGGACGTGATGCAGGACGACGTCGGCATCTTCCGCGACGGCAAGGGGATGGAACGTGCGTTGACCAAGGTGCGCGAGCTGCGCGAGCGCTACCGTAACGTGGTGGTAATGGACAAGGGAAAGCGCTTCAACACCGACCTCATGGAGGCCTGGGAGCTGGGGAATCTGCTCGATCTGGCCGAGGTGACGACGTGGAGCGCCCTGAACCGGAAAGAGAGTCGTGGCGCGCACATGCGCGAGGATTTCTCCAAGCGCGACGACCAGAACTGGCTCAAGCACACGCTCGCGTATCGTCGGGAAGACGACACGATCGAGCTCGCTTACAAGCCCGTGACGATCACGAAGTTCGAGCCGAAGGAGAGGGTGTACTGA
- a CDS encoding succinate dehydrogenase iron-sulfur subunit, with amino-acid sequence MAQTAASAPPRAPATSTATIKILRFNPETDREPTYRSYQVQVEPTDRVLDALNTIKWYQDGTLTYRRSCAHGVCGSDAMRINGVNRLACKVLMRDVGSEVVVEPLMGFRVIKDLVVDMEPFFAQYRSIFPYLINDERPPERERIQSIEEREIFDDTTKCILCAACTTSCPSFWANEEFVGPAAIVNAHRFIFDSRDHGANLRLARLNGREGVWRCRTIFNCTEACPREIKITKAIGEVKKAILYGGVG; translated from the coding sequence ATGGCGCAGACCGCCGCATCCGCGCCCCCGCGCGCGCCGGCCACCTCGACAGCCACGATCAAGATCCTGCGCTTCAACCCGGAGACCGATCGCGAGCCGACGTACCGGAGCTACCAGGTCCAGGTCGAGCCGACGGACCGGGTGCTCGATGCGCTCAACACGATCAAGTGGTACCAGGACGGGACGCTCACCTACCGCCGCTCGTGTGCGCACGGGGTCTGCGGCTCGGACGCCATGCGCATCAACGGGGTCAACCGACTGGCCTGCAAGGTGTTGATGCGCGACGTGGGAAGCGAGGTAGTGGTGGAGCCGTTGATGGGCTTCCGGGTGATCAAGGACCTGGTGGTGGATATGGAGCCCTTCTTTGCCCAGTACCGCTCCATCTTCCCCTACCTCATCAACGACGAGCGCCCGCCGGAGCGGGAGCGGATCCAGTCGATCGAGGAACGCGAGATCTTCGACGATACCACCAAGTGCATTCTGTGCGCGGCCTGCACTACCTCGTGCCCGTCCTTCTGGGCGAACGAGGAGTTCGTCGGGCCGGCGGCGATCGTGAACGCGCACCGTTTCATCTTCGACTCTCGCGACCACGGGGCGAACTTGCGGCTGGCGCGCCTCAACGGGCGCGAAGGGGTCTGGCGCTGCCGCACGATCTTCAACTGCACCGAGGCCTGCCCGCGCGAGATCAAGATCACCAAGGCGATCGGTGAGGTGAAGAAGGCGATTCTGTACGGCGGAGTGGGATGA
- a CDS encoding nucleotidyltransferase family protein, whose protein sequence is MPALTSEVLHPPPGAGDQDLPRGRAWELLVLCARSELSRSGAERVAALIREGVSWPELLALARRHRVVPFLLRHLAALPVPEVPADLLRELRTEVALNAAHSRVLVKALREILLHLEARGIAGLPYKGPVLAHQLYGDVAFRQMTDLDVLVRPDDLPRALDVLQCLGYRPRDRLSPRQQRALLRANNNLPLHGGAGRVSVELHWAFATRHPIASLDLDALRPATRSLRMAGMAVPTFGTEDLLLVLCFHGARHLWERLAWLCDVAELVRSHEIDWDQAISRAERFRSRRVLFLGLRLAQELLDAPLPDRIADRVRSDRGALRLCHEARAWIGAEDDRPAHSRGLPFHRFQLRALDGLGGRARYLWRALWTPTPEDWQALPLPDPLFPLYYLLRPLRLTTSYGLLPRSSHRTTTGARSGVPENPPTAAGTSVLAVPPQAREDS, encoded by the coding sequence ATGCCCGCGCTGACGAGCGAGGTGCTCCACCCCCCGCCCGGAGCCGGCGATCAGGATTTGCCCCGGGGGCGCGCGTGGGAGCTTCTGGTGCTCTGCGCACGCTCCGAGCTGTCCCGGTCGGGGGCCGAGCGCGTCGCGGCGCTGATCCGGGAGGGGGTGAGCTGGCCGGAGCTGCTCGCACTGGCCCGCCGGCACCGGGTAGTCCCCTTCCTCCTGCGCCACCTCGCAGCGCTGCCGGTCCCCGAAGTGCCGGCCGACCTCCTACGAGAGCTCCGGACGGAGGTGGCGCTCAATGCCGCCCATAGCCGGGTGCTGGTCAAGGCGTTGCGGGAGATTCTCCTCCACCTCGAAGCACGCGGGATCGCCGGGCTTCCCTACAAGGGACCGGTGCTGGCGCACCAGCTGTACGGCGACGTGGCCTTTCGACAGATGACCGACCTCGACGTGCTGGTCCGTCCGGACGACCTCCCACGCGCCCTCGACGTTCTCCAGTGCCTCGGCTACCGCCCGCGCGACCGACTCTCTCCCCGGCAGCAGAGGGCGCTCCTGCGCGCCAACAACAACCTCCCGCTGCATGGAGGCGCGGGTCGGGTCTCGGTAGAGCTCCACTGGGCCTTCGCCACGCGCCACCCCATCGCGTCGCTGGACCTGGACGCGCTGCGTCCCGCTACGCGGTCGCTGCGGATGGCGGGGATGGCCGTCCCGACCTTCGGGACGGAGGACCTTCTTCTCGTACTCTGCTTCCACGGCGCGCGGCACCTCTGGGAGCGACTCGCGTGGCTCTGCGACGTCGCCGAGCTGGTCCGTTCGCACGAGATCGATTGGGACCAGGCCATCAGCCGGGCGGAACGCTTCCGCAGCCGCCGGGTGCTGTTCCTCGGGCTGCGCCTGGCGCAGGAGCTGCTGGACGCGCCGCTCCCCGACCGGATCGCGGATCGGGTGCGCTCCGACCGCGGGGCCCTGCGGCTCTGCCACGAGGCGCGTGCATGGATCGGCGCCGAGGACGATCGACCCGCCCATTCGCGGGGGCTGCCCTTCCACCGCTTCCAGCTCAGGGCCCTGGACGGGTTGGGCGGCCGGGCGCGCTATCTCTGGCGCGCGCTCTGGACGCCGACCCCGGAGGACTGGCAGGCCCTGCCCCTCCCCGACCCGCTCTTCCCGCTCTACTACCTGCTCCGACCGCTCCGCCTGACGACCAGCTACGGCCTCCTCCCTCGATCATCCCACCGCACCACGACGGGTGCCCGCTCCGGCGTCCCGGAGAACCCGCCTACCGCGGCCGGGACGTCGGTCCTCGCGGTCCCGCCGCAGGCACGCGAAGACTCTTGA
- a CDS encoding lasso peptide biosynthesis B2 protein, protein MTETTIPISRPRGGLPRIERSLLLARVFLVAMAAPALVRLPLSALERFLEPRRPPPPADAPTVARVSACVERVLRGGGPWIRPGCLTRGVTRYYFLRRAGMELRLCFGATLTAGGRLSGHCWLERDGRPYLEEGDPRTAFVVMHRIPSALPRPA, encoded by the coding sequence ATGACGGAGACGACGATCCCTATCTCGCGCCCACGAGGGGGCTTACCGCGGATCGAGAGGAGCCTCCTTCTGGCCCGCGTTTTCCTCGTGGCGATGGCGGCTCCGGCGCTAGTGCGGTTGCCGCTCTCGGCGCTGGAGCGGTTCCTCGAGCCGCGCCGCCCCCCACCCCCCGCGGATGCGCCGACGGTGGCGCGCGTGTCCGCGTGCGTGGAGCGGGTGCTGCGCGGCGGCGGGCCGTGGATCCGCCCCGGCTGTCTCACGCGTGGGGTCACCCGCTACTACTTCCTCCGTCGCGCGGGCATGGAGCTGCGCCTCTGCTTCGGCGCCACCCTCACCGCGGGGGGCAGGCTCAGCGGCCACTGCTGGCTGGAGCGCGACGGGCGGCCGTATCTGGAGGAGGGCGACCCGCGCACGGCCTTCGTCGTGATGCACCGAATCCCCTCCGCCCTCCCCCGGCCGGCGTGA
- a CDS encoding PqqD family protein gives MQIRPESTTAHRIRPSPEVVFTRVSDTEGILLSIETKRYYSLNETGMRIWEALERSGDVATAVEALVAEYEVTSEAAAALVAEFVALLREEGLVGRRQPG, from the coding sequence ATGCAGATCCGTCCCGAGTCCACGACCGCACACCGCATCCGACCCAGCCCCGAGGTCGTCTTCACTCGCGTGAGCGACACGGAGGGGATCCTCCTGAGCATCGAGACCAAGCGCTACTACTCGCTGAACGAGACCGGGATGCGCATCTGGGAGGCGCTGGAGCGCTCTGGCGACGTCGCCACGGCGGTCGAGGCGCTGGTCGCGGAGTACGAGGTCACGAGCGAGGCGGCGGCGGCCCTGGTGGCCGAGTTCGTCGCGTTGCTACGCGAGGAGGGCCTGGTCGGCCGCCGGCAGCCAGGCTGA
- a CDS encoding radical SAM protein, which yields MRHAPTPDRRPGIKLIFELTDVCNFRCTHCIREEGGTGTFLPVELVEKVLVEAKAYRSVNFVAFTGGEPTLHPRFAEILRRVTEHGYRFGFVTNGWQFVSRTGAQLRPYREWCAHVTFSLDGATEQTHDTLRRRAGSFRRVLQGVALCRAWGVPVHLNMVVTRANRSELEAMAMLASRLGCEALFYGHCQPTPDAEAAGLVLDPRERREVEAEIAALQRALRLRILLAGDHYEESRFYQCPQLEMREFNVDYRGYLTACCTLSNYRGGTPDTDVIADLARVSLYEAHQRLVKRIARLNREKIERLAQGPADERDHFICAHCLEHYGKVPRRARTRSLPVLPSAPR from the coding sequence ATGAGACACGCTCCCACCCCCGACCGGCGTCCGGGGATCAAGCTCATCTTCGAGCTGACCGACGTGTGCAACTTCCGCTGCACGCACTGCATCCGGGAGGAGGGGGGAACCGGCACATTCCTCCCCGTCGAGCTGGTCGAAAAGGTGCTCGTCGAGGCGAAGGCTTACCGGAGCGTGAACTTCGTGGCCTTTACCGGCGGCGAGCCCACATTGCACCCGCGTTTCGCGGAGATCCTTCGCCGGGTGACGGAGCACGGCTACCGGTTCGGCTTCGTGACCAACGGCTGGCAGTTCGTCTCCCGCACCGGCGCGCAGCTCCGGCCGTACCGGGAGTGGTGCGCGCACGTCACCTTCAGCCTCGACGGCGCGACCGAGCAGACGCACGACACCCTGCGCCGACGCGCGGGCTCGTTCCGTCGCGTGCTACAGGGCGTCGCGCTCTGTCGCGCCTGGGGTGTCCCGGTCCACCTGAACATGGTGGTGACCCGCGCCAACCGCTCGGAGCTGGAGGCGATGGCGATGCTGGCAAGTCGCCTCGGGTGCGAGGCGCTGTTCTACGGGCACTGCCAGCCCACGCCCGACGCGGAGGCGGCCGGCCTGGTGCTGGACCCGCGCGAACGCCGGGAGGTGGAGGCCGAGATCGCGGCGCTGCAGCGCGCCCTCCGGCTGCGGATCCTGCTCGCCGGCGACCACTACGAGGAGTCCCGCTTCTACCAGTGCCCGCAGCTCGAGATGCGGGAGTTCAACGTCGACTATCGGGGTTACCTCACCGCCTGCTGCACGCTGTCCAACTACCGCGGCGGGACCCCGGACACCGACGTCATCGCCGACCTGGCCCGGGTCAGCCTATACGAGGCGCACCAACGGCTGGTGAAGCGGATCGCGCGCCTCAACCGCGAGAAGATCGAGCGGCTGGCGCAAGGGCCTGCCGACGAACGCGACCACTTCATCTGCGCTCACTGCCTGGAGCATTACGGCAAGGTGCCGCGCCGGGCCCGCACTCGGTCGCTGCCGGTCCTCCCGTCCGCGCCGCGCTGA
- a CDS encoding MerR family transcriptional regulator: MTIGELAARFGLEPHVLRHWESVGLLLPTERVNGRRRYRREQEARIALILGAKAAGLSLERIRQILQAPDRSTRRKLLLEHRAELDRRQRELDAARAMVDHALTCRAEDFTRCLDFRRIVRRIEEGEAVR, from the coding sequence ATGACGATCGGGGAGCTGGCAGCGCGCTTCGGCCTGGAGCCACACGTGCTGCGGCACTGGGAGAGCGTCGGATTGCTGCTGCCGACGGAACGGGTCAACGGACGGCGGCGCTATCGGCGTGAGCAGGAGGCGAGGATCGCCCTGATCCTGGGGGCGAAGGCGGCCGGCCTCAGCCTGGAGCGCATCCGGCAGATCCTCCAGGCGCCGGATCGGTCGACCCGGCGCAAGCTACTCCTGGAGCACCGGGCGGAGCTGGACCGGCGTCAGCGTGAGCTCGACGCGGCGCGGGCCATGGTCGACCACGCGCTCACCTGTCGCGCCGAGGATTTTACTCGCTGCCTCGATTTTCGGAGAATCGTCAGACGGATCGAGGAGGGCGAGGCGGTCCGCTAG
- a CDS encoding NAD(P)/FAD-dependent oxidoreductase: protein MVRDVIVIGGGPAGLAAAQTLGRMRRRTLVLDSGEPRNAPSPAMHNFLSRDGTPPAELRRIAREEVGRYASVELRDGRVDAAQFVEEGFEVRLADGERIRARRLLLATGLADELPPIAGLRELWGKRVLHCPYCHGHEVADGPLAVLGSAAPRVRMALLLTRLSKDVVLCPAGEDLPDAETRAKLGRQGVRVREGEVSAVEALGEDSVRLRFADGGVLERRALFVQSRPVQRSSLAAELGCDLLEDGSVVVDEAYRTTVAGVYAAGDMARRVTPHWAASSVIVAAAGGATAAAMIDQDLLSADLGLPLPFAG from the coding sequence ATGGTTCGGGATGTGATCGTGATCGGCGGAGGGCCGGCGGGGCTCGCGGCGGCGCAGACGCTGGGGCGGATGCGGCGGAGAACCCTGGTGCTGGACTCGGGGGAGCCGCGCAACGCGCCTTCGCCCGCGATGCACAACTTCCTCTCGCGCGATGGTACGCCGCCGGCCGAGTTGAGACGGATCGCCCGCGAGGAGGTGGGTCGGTATGCCTCGGTCGAGCTGCGCGACGGGCGCGTCGACGCGGCGCAGTTCGTCGAGGAGGGCTTCGAGGTCCGGCTCGCGGATGGTGAGCGAATCCGCGCGCGTCGGCTGCTGCTGGCGACCGGTCTCGCGGACGAGCTGCCGCCCATTGCCGGCCTGAGGGAGCTCTGGGGCAAACGGGTGCTGCACTGCCCCTACTGCCACGGCCACGAGGTGGCGGATGGGCCGCTCGCCGTGCTGGGGAGCGCTGCGCCGCGCGTGCGCATGGCGCTCCTCCTGACGCGCCTCTCCAAAGACGTCGTGCTCTGTCCCGCCGGGGAGGACTTACCTGATGCGGAAACCCGGGCGAAGCTCGGGCGGCAGGGGGTGCGGGTGCGAGAGGGAGAGGTGAGTGCGGTGGAAGCGTTGGGAGAGGATTCGGTCCGACTCCGCTTCGCGGACGGAGGCGTGTTGGAGCGGCGGGCGCTCTTCGTACAGTCTCGGCCCGTCCAGCGCAGCTCGCTGGCCGCGGAGCTCGGCTGCGATCTGTTGGAGGACGGCAGCGTCGTGGTGGACGAGGCTTATCGGACTACGGTCGCCGGGGTGTACGCCGCGGGCGACATGGCCCGGCGCGTGACCCCGCACTGGGCGGCCTCGTCGGTGATCGTCGCGGCCGCGGGGGGCGCGACGGCCGCGGCGATGATCGACCAGGATCTTCTCAGTGCGGATCTCGGTCTGCCGCTGCCGTTCGCAGGGTAG
- a CDS encoding ATP-dependent DNA helicase RecQ: protein MPTEKARELLHRYWGYPDFRAGQKKAIEAILSRRDTLLIMPTGGGKSICYQVPALLFDGVTIVVSPLISLMKDQVDTLAQAGLPATFINSSLSSSEMAARLEAVERGAVKLVYVAPERFDSPAFAERVRRLDVSLLAVDEAHCVSQWGHDFRPSYLRVGRVREMLGDPPIAALTATATREVREDIERQLRLRDPQVFITGFDRRNLLWRVLRAKNDSEKDRLLLRLLQGRQGGLGFSLENSSGSAIVYASTRKSVDALTSLLGGIGIAAVGYHAGLRDTERKRIQDAFMAGEARVVVATNAFGMGIDKPDVRLVVHYNMPGTLEAYYQEGGRAGRDGGQSDCVLLHAYPDRFTHEFFIEQTYPPRSLVESLVRELRSRADAEGAIRLGTAELVRTLPGGPKDRQVASALRLLEEAGIIRSLSAGGSTGAHVRLIATAERIRREIDRPDRQEELLFLRRLWRLGGGNGLYRGAAMRWRDLGAAAGGRERAAELMDALQDEGVLEWTRFLDGEGIQLLDRSTRVDRLPIDWRRLEARKRRDLDKLQKMQGYAYTDRCRRGYVLRYFGDPDAMDECGACDVCMGEARQADRPRETREDRTVAARPQGTRRSRARRIRDVTPYTPTPAEEQLFERLRAVRSQLARGDGVPAYCVFNDRTLAELARRRPATEDALLEIPGVGPAKAAKYGRAFLEILQEA, encoded by the coding sequence TTGCCCACCGAAAAAGCACGCGAACTCCTGCACCGATACTGGGGTTACCCCGACTTCCGTGCCGGACAGAAGAAGGCCATCGAGGCGATTCTCTCCCGCCGGGACACCCTCCTCATCATGCCCACCGGGGGCGGGAAGAGCATCTGCTACCAGGTCCCGGCGCTGCTCTTCGACGGCGTCACCATCGTCGTTTCCCCCCTCATCTCCCTGATGAAGGACCAGGTGGACACGCTGGCGCAGGCGGGGCTGCCGGCCACCTTCATCAACTCGAGCCTCTCCAGTTCGGAGATGGCGGCGCGGCTGGAAGCGGTCGAGCGCGGGGCCGTCAAGCTCGTCTACGTCGCCCCGGAGCGCTTCGACAGCCCCGCCTTCGCGGAGCGGGTTCGCCGCCTCGACGTGTCCCTGCTCGCGGTCGACGAGGCCCACTGTGTCTCGCAGTGGGGACACGATTTCCGACCGTCCTACCTGCGGGTCGGCAGGGTGCGCGAGATGCTCGGAGACCCGCCGATCGCGGCCCTGACCGCCACCGCCACGAGGGAGGTGCGGGAAGACATCGAAAGGCAGCTCCGCCTGCGTGACCCCCAAGTCTTCATCACCGGGTTCGATCGGCGGAACCTCCTCTGGCGCGTCCTCCGAGCGAAAAACGACTCGGAGAAGGACCGCCTCCTGCTCCGCCTCCTCCAGGGGCGCCAGGGCGGCCTCGGCTTCTCGCTTGAGAACAGCAGCGGCTCCGCGATCGTCTACGCCTCGACGCGAAAGAGCGTCGACGCGCTCACCTCCCTGCTGGGCGGGATCGGGATAGCCGCGGTGGGCTACCATGCTGGTCTGCGCGACACGGAGCGGAAGCGCATCCAGGACGCCTTCATGGCGGGAGAGGCTCGCGTCGTCGTGGCCACGAATGCGTTCGGGATGGGGATCGACAAGCCCGACGTGCGCCTCGTGGTGCACTACAACATGCCGGGCACTCTCGAAGCGTACTACCAGGAGGGCGGCCGCGCCGGGCGGGATGGAGGACAGTCGGACTGCGTGCTGCTGCACGCCTATCCCGACCGCTTCACCCACGAGTTCTTCATCGAGCAGACCTACCCTCCTCGCAGCCTGGTCGAGAGCCTCGTCCGCGAGCTGCGCTCGCGAGCCGACGCCGAGGGAGCCATCCGCCTGGGGACCGCCGAACTCGTGCGCACGCTGCCGGGAGGCCCTAAGGATCGGCAGGTCGCCTCCGCGCTCCGCCTACTCGAGGAGGCGGGCATCATTCGCTCGTTGTCGGCGGGAGGGTCGACCGGAGCACACGTGCGGTTGATCGCGACAGCCGAACGGATCCGCCGAGAGATCGACCGTCCCGACCGGCAGGAGGAGTTGCTCTTCCTGCGACGTCTCTGGCGGCTGGGAGGTGGCAACGGACTCTACCGGGGCGCTGCGATGCGCTGGCGGGACCTCGGAGCGGCGGCGGGTGGCCGTGAGCGGGCGGCGGAGCTGATGGATGCCCTGCAGGACGAGGGAGTGCTGGAATGGACGCGCTTCCTGGACGGAGAGGGGATTCAGCTGTTGGACCGCTCCACCCGCGTGGATCGTCTTCCCATCGACTGGCGCAGGCTCGAGGCCAGGAAGAGGCGGGATCTCGACAAACTGCAGAAGATGCAGGGTTACGCGTACACCGACCGCTGTCGTCGAGGATACGTTCTACGCTACTTCGGCGATCCCGATGCCATGGACGAATGCGGTGCCTGCGACGTCTGCATGGGTGAGGCACGCCAGGCTGATCGTCCCCGGGAGACGCGAGAGGACCGCACTGTTGCGGCGCGCCCGCAGGGGACGCGGCGATCCCGCGCACGCCGCATCCGCGACGTCACACCCTACACCCCCACCCCCGCCGAGGAGCAGCTGTTCGAACGCCTGCGCGCGGTTCGCAGTCAGCTCGCCCGCGGAGATGGGGTTCCCGCCTACTGCGTGTTCAACGACCGCACGCTCGCGGAGCTCGCGCGCCGCCGACCCGCCACCGAAGACGCCCTGCTCGAGATTCCCGGCGTGGGTCCTGCGAAGGCGGCGAAGTACGGACGCGCCTTCCTGGAAATTCTCCAGGAGGCGTAA